A region of Pyxidicoccus parkwaysis DNA encodes the following proteins:
- a CDS encoding AAA family ATPase produces the protein MNFRFQCWVQRHASGRVTLTPLALPHLAVHADSLEKATEELTLALDDQLTRVHPRRVPEFIAASNGVLHTLEVPGIPVWGADDNTVSTLHFVAVVAPAHQSFTGLHAPRLDTHLWFQGKTLPDDAAERLGEQLEDLSDARRLALRPDGPESLVELEVQATPTPLSAFTPRQLHLDIRPPPRPPDAPSDASEGGTDDDDNEDALDLDSWEPRRRRSRNKDAGAKPDKPPPTPTLDRIAVPWHKLAQDGQLDPAYEQDALVTLLRARLAAKDAESVVLVGPSGVGKTAVLHALAQALRGPSATASEKARPFFFLDGSRLIAGEGMWGDWQQQVLRCFREASESHALLSLGHAVELLDAGKSAHSDQNVAQLLLPLLATREVSVVAEATPETWAEVERRNASFARLFSVVRVEEPPQDALARILARVAEDDAGPKPLEVLPESLDEARFLCRRFLPYGAQVGNAVSFLRRLLATCSHAAQPRVTRLDAIRQFASESGIPESLLRDDMPLEAGQVRAFLSTRVLGQEAAVERAASVVSVLKAGLADTRRPLGVLLFVGPTGVGKTELSKALAELLFGAKERMVRVDMGEYAGPDALVRLLGDGYSPGYLSAAVRRQPFCVVLLDEVEKAHPAVHDALLGVLGEGRLTDASGRFTDFRNAVLVLTSNLGADTWRARVGFDSTGGTPDTAALRAHYLAEVQRFFRPELFNRLDDVVVFSPLSADLLRRLVVREVEAVCRRPGLSLHDAALDVSPAALDWLAARGFDPRYGARPLKRALERELVVPVAAWLASHPQSGAVKLSVDADDAGLSLRAEAVGGDAEGVGRQAIEKVLEEAASLRAEVQRWSRSEPMQALRRELAVFDKASRQPAYWEERALAEESSRKSSEARELEKAFRDCAQQAEAVEDLLFEAHLTRAVKQAESLSREVAGLRRTFLPLRERLYASLFHSSRGATLFLVPGRGAWPHLCLLAKAYESWAEVQGITFQRALLRPEEPKPGEKKSPRKDAPLFWAWEKKTPLDELKPPPAAYALQLARLTLPLLLAGEHGVHRFVEGSQASLVRVRFEPQPLALHALPDLETLEKSLTKQEVRRMRPSASDMVGGALEDLRTGAKQRYGPEGPNVEALLEAWLQWRVFGAREEG, from the coding sequence ATGAACTTCCGTTTTCAATGCTGGGTGCAGCGACATGCCAGCGGCCGGGTCACGCTCACTCCGCTGGCCCTGCCGCACCTCGCGGTGCACGCGGACTCGCTGGAGAAGGCCACCGAGGAACTGACGCTCGCGCTGGATGACCAGCTCACCCGCGTCCACCCACGCCGCGTGCCCGAGTTCATCGCCGCGTCGAACGGCGTCCTCCACACGCTCGAAGTGCCGGGCATCCCCGTCTGGGGCGCGGACGACAACACCGTCTCGACGCTGCACTTCGTCGCCGTCGTCGCCCCCGCGCACCAGTCCTTCACCGGCCTGCACGCCCCGCGCCTCGACACGCACCTGTGGTTCCAGGGCAAGACCCTCCCTGATGACGCTGCGGAGCGGTTGGGCGAGCAGCTCGAGGACCTCTCCGACGCGCGCCGCCTCGCGCTGCGCCCCGACGGTCCCGAGTCGCTGGTGGAGCTGGAGGTGCAGGCCACGCCCACCCCGCTCTCCGCCTTCACGCCTCGCCAGCTCCACCTGGACATCCGCCCGCCGCCGCGCCCCCCGGATGCGCCCTCGGACGCATCCGAAGGCGGCACGGATGATGACGACAACGAGGACGCGCTGGACCTGGACTCGTGGGAGCCGCGCCGCCGCCGCTCGCGCAACAAGGACGCGGGTGCGAAGCCGGACAAGCCACCACCCACTCCCACGCTGGACCGCATCGCGGTGCCCTGGCACAAGCTGGCGCAGGACGGACAGCTCGACCCGGCCTACGAGCAGGACGCGCTGGTGACACTGCTGCGCGCCCGCCTCGCCGCGAAGGACGCCGAGTCCGTGGTGCTGGTGGGCCCGTCGGGCGTGGGCAAGACGGCGGTGCTGCACGCGCTCGCCCAGGCGCTGCGCGGCCCTTCCGCCACCGCGTCGGAGAAGGCCCGTCCCTTCTTCTTCCTCGACGGCAGCCGCCTCATCGCCGGCGAGGGCATGTGGGGCGACTGGCAGCAGCAGGTGCTGCGCTGCTTCCGCGAGGCCTCCGAGTCCCACGCGCTCTTGTCCCTGGGCCACGCGGTGGAGCTGCTGGACGCGGGCAAGAGCGCCCACAGCGACCAGAACGTGGCCCAGCTCCTGTTGCCGCTGCTCGCCACGCGCGAGGTGTCCGTGGTGGCCGAGGCGACGCCGGAGACGTGGGCGGAGGTGGAGCGCCGCAACGCCAGTTTCGCGCGCCTCTTCTCCGTCGTGCGCGTGGAGGAGCCGCCCCAGGACGCGCTGGCCCGCATCCTCGCGCGCGTGGCGGAGGACGACGCGGGGCCGAAGCCGCTGGAGGTGCTGCCCGAGTCGCTCGACGAGGCGCGCTTCCTCTGCCGCCGCTTCCTGCCCTACGGCGCGCAGGTGGGCAACGCGGTGTCCTTCCTCCGCCGGCTGCTGGCCACGTGCTCGCACGCCGCGCAGCCGCGCGTCACCCGCCTGGACGCCATCCGCCAGTTCGCCTCCGAGTCCGGCATCCCCGAGTCGCTGCTGCGCGACGACATGCCGCTGGAGGCAGGCCAGGTGCGCGCCTTCCTCTCCACGCGCGTGCTGGGCCAGGAGGCCGCGGTGGAGCGCGCGGCGTCCGTCGTGTCCGTGCTCAAGGCGGGCCTCGCCGACACGCGACGCCCGCTGGGCGTGCTGCTCTTTGTGGGCCCCACCGGCGTGGGCAAGACGGAGCTGTCCAAGGCGCTCGCGGAGCTGCTCTTCGGCGCGAAGGAGCGCATGGTGCGCGTGGACATGGGCGAGTACGCCGGGCCGGACGCGCTGGTGCGCCTGCTGGGCGACGGTTACTCGCCGGGGTACCTGTCCGCGGCCGTGCGCCGCCAGCCCTTCTGCGTGGTGCTGCTGGACGAGGTGGAGAAGGCCCACCCCGCAGTGCACGACGCGCTGCTGGGCGTGCTGGGCGAGGGACGCCTCACCGACGCGTCCGGCCGCTTCACCGACTTCCGCAACGCGGTGCTCGTCCTCACCAGCAACCTGGGCGCGGACACGTGGCGCGCCCGCGTGGGCTTCGACTCCACCGGTGGCACGCCCGACACCGCGGCCCTGCGCGCGCACTACCTCGCCGAGGTGCAGCGCTTCTTCCGCCCGGAGCTGTTCAACCGGCTGGATGACGTCGTCGTCTTCTCCCCGCTGTCCGCGGACCTGCTGCGCCGGCTGGTAGTGCGCGAGGTGGAGGCCGTGTGCCGCCGCCCCGGCCTGTCCCTCCACGACGCGGCGCTGGACGTCTCGCCCGCCGCGCTGGACTGGCTGGCCGCGCGCGGCTTCGACCCGCGCTATGGCGCCCGTCCCCTCAAGCGCGCCCTGGAGCGGGAGCTGGTGGTGCCGGTGGCCGCGTGGCTCGCCTCGCATCCGCAAAGTGGCGCGGTGAAGCTGTCCGTGGATGCCGATGACGCGGGGCTCTCGCTGCGCGCGGAGGCGGTGGGCGGCGACGCGGAGGGCGTGGGGCGGCAGGCCATCGAGAAGGTGCTGGAGGAGGCGGCCAGCCTGCGTGCGGAGGTGCAGCGCTGGAGCCGCTCCGAGCCGATGCAGGCCCTGCGCCGCGAGCTCGCCGTCTTCGACAAGGCGTCCCGGCAGCCGGCGTACTGGGAGGAGCGGGCGCTGGCCGAGGAGTCCTCGCGCAAGTCGTCCGAAGCGCGCGAGCTGGAGAAGGCCTTCCGCGACTGCGCGCAGCAGGCGGAGGCCGTGGAGGACCTGCTCTTCGAGGCGCACCTCACGCGCGCCGTGAAGCAGGCGGAGTCCCTGTCCCGCGAGGTGGCCGGACTGCGGCGCACCTTCCTGCCGCTGCGCGAGCGGCTCTACGCCAGCCTCTTCCACTCATCGCGCGGAGCCACCCTCTTCCTGGTGCCCGGGCGCGGCGCGTGGCCGCACCTGTGCCTCCTGGCGAAGGCGTACGAGAGCTGGGCGGAGGTGCAGGGCATCACCTTCCAGCGCGCCCTGCTGAGACCCGAGGAGCCGAAGCCGGGCGAGAAGAAGTCCCCGCGCAAGGACGCCCCGCTCTTCTGGGCTTGGGAGAAGAAGACGCCGCTGGACGAGCTGAAGCCGCCCCCGGCCGCGTATGCGCTGCAGCTCGCCCGACTCACGCTGCCGCTGCTGCTCGCGGGCGAGCACGGCGTGCACCGCTTCGTCGAGGGCAGCCAGGCCTCGCTGGTGCGCGTCCGCTTCGAGCCGCAGCCGCTGGCCCTGCACGCGCTGCCGGACCTGGAGACATTGGAGAAGTCGCTGACGAAGCAGGAGGTGCGCCGGATGCGGCCCTCCGCCAGCGACATGGTGGGCGGTGCGCTGGAGGATCTGCGCACCGGCGCGAAGCAGCGCTACGGGCCGGAGGGCCCGAATGTCGAGGCGCTGCTGGAAGCGTGGTTGCAGTGGCGCGTCTTCGGCGCGCGGGAGGAGGGCTGA
- a CDS encoding Dickkopf N-terminal cysteine-rich domain-containing protein, whose amino-acid sequence MKHVVMSLFLALAVVGCGNSNEGGGDDGGKDAGPTDPHSQGGGLCSASNACPSGQFCFNGLCAIGCQSDSNCAADQYCDLEDMGTPVAFCKKKSVSTCSSDSQCASNQRCVEGLCSLRPPANPPSCNANTSDFNDGCDKYALCLDPDDSGAQQPYCASFPSCPQNGVCPTGQGGAVCNDGYIPNKGRFCMQGACKDNSNCPSQWSCVKPFTNAVLGFCSPGAMGFPCTENAQCASGQCMASAPGMMGMCM is encoded by the coding sequence ATGAAGCACGTGGTGATGAGCCTCTTCCTGGCGCTGGCGGTGGTGGGCTGCGGCAACTCCAATGAAGGCGGCGGTGATGACGGGGGAAAAGATGCCGGCCCGACCGACCCCCACTCGCAGGGAGGGGGCCTGTGTAGCGCGAGCAACGCCTGTCCTTCAGGCCAGTTCTGCTTCAACGGCCTCTGCGCCATCGGCTGCCAGTCGGACTCCAACTGCGCGGCGGACCAGTACTGCGACCTGGAGGACATGGGGACGCCGGTGGCCTTCTGCAAGAAGAAGTCGGTGAGCACGTGCTCCTCGGACAGCCAGTGCGCGAGCAACCAGCGCTGCGTGGAGGGCCTGTGCAGCCTGAGGCCCCCCGCGAACCCGCCCTCCTGCAACGCGAACACCTCCGACTTCAACGACGGCTGCGACAAGTACGCGCTGTGCCTGGATCCGGATGACTCGGGCGCCCAGCAGCCCTACTGCGCCAGCTTCCCGTCGTGCCCGCAGAACGGGGTGTGCCCCACCGGTCAGGGCGGCGCCGTGTGCAACGATGGCTACATCCCCAACAAGGGCCGCTTCTGCATGCAGGGCGCCTGCAAGGACAACTCGAACTGCCCGTCGCAGTGGAGCTGCGTGAAGCCCTTCACCAACGCGGTGCTCGGCTTCTGCAGCCCGGGGGCCATGGGCTTCCCCTGCACCGAGAACGCCCAGTGCGCCAGCGGGCAGTGCATGGCGTCGGCGCCGGGCATGATGGGCATGTGCATGTAG
- a CDS encoding LamG domain-containing protein: protein MARRVPLPRALLLALCFLSLESSAASRPSLVNTRIRTPFGANGHSSTLDGRVFVGNIGEDHATTTTTWIARVFRPEAVTYDAEGRPGFASAFSAGRTVSVRNGENALAFCFSNPAQPYTLSSGLAVYTPYLFDSRMFNGDNVFRRRPVDIRVSQPFTAQADISSFTTGNLEELTTTSGAKIRGIEPTMTSDGRLLIYQGGPNNDGAIDHLMYTYNATPCAASGWSTPRPLSAMYSDTNAGVKRYPLSWQPLKAATGEAYGAGAYVRGAYAWVDHEGRNVLYAAVIYTDGARREAMSLIGADTGWTAYHIDGSINTDRSDIAHLFYSGPMWNFEQERSPAQNFPAGSSNETRYLPVTKTHDVLALFGSNTADYNEVDLGDLSDPFHLLYLPMNELVTRAGAYDLTRTPDLSGRFNTGTLIGTAQISPSNALTQPASGSVWEPQGKGKALVVPGGGAVTVNLTDPNSTVPGIGAYVRGFTVQLAIRPDANINQGCTTGNPYRYLLAKSGGLDLIYEADNTVQMSFQINGQRVRLGRSPALPVGVWSQLAYTWDGVTGQFNEYINGVSTGRALPVVTGSFRLGTGSLSIGAGNVMDTQVCPVNGEGSFRGAIDEVRFFTHARSNRSVCLTTYGSDCKDDAIQVSPSGGQFGMSQQQPACNAYSALGTQACASAMHRVCAQRGANDALASSTNVYETIQQLIGNRPPISLLGVPAAATATDATVACAPIQHQSLPVTFEELGRRHAGCTDERVAQSFDCFAAVHRWCAGLGWTTGQIFETTTRPWVGCFNSGLIQDVPKDQLGPASNAGNFTSTDSKLEVSRWCQARGYGAGVVQELGAGSIANVHCFQPAVTVPWKFNP, encoded by the coding sequence ATGGCCCGACGTGTCCCCCTGCCGCGCGCGCTGCTGCTCGCGCTGTGTTTCCTGTCGCTGGAGTCCTCCGCCGCCAGCCGGCCCTCGCTGGTGAACACGCGCATCCGCACACCCTTCGGTGCCAACGGCCACTCGTCCACTCTGGATGGGCGCGTCTTCGTGGGCAACATCGGCGAGGACCATGCGACCACGACGACGACGTGGATTGCGCGCGTCTTCCGTCCGGAGGCGGTGACGTACGACGCGGAGGGGCGTCCCGGCTTCGCCAGTGCCTTCTCCGCCGGGCGCACCGTCAGCGTGCGGAACGGAGAGAACGCGCTGGCCTTCTGCTTCAGCAATCCGGCCCAGCCGTACACGCTCTCCAGCGGGCTCGCGGTGTACACGCCGTACCTGTTCGACTCGCGGATGTTCAACGGCGACAACGTGTTCCGCCGCCGGCCCGTGGACATCCGCGTGTCGCAGCCCTTCACGGCGCAGGCGGACATCTCGTCGTTCACCACCGGCAACCTGGAGGAATTGACCACCACCAGCGGCGCGAAGATTCGCGGAATCGAGCCGACGATGACGTCCGACGGCCGGCTCCTCATCTACCAGGGCGGGCCGAACAACGACGGCGCCATCGACCACCTGATGTACACGTACAACGCCACGCCCTGCGCGGCGTCCGGCTGGAGCACGCCGCGCCCGCTGTCGGCGATGTACAGCGACACCAACGCGGGCGTGAAGCGCTACCCGCTCTCGTGGCAGCCCTTGAAGGCCGCCACGGGTGAGGCCTACGGCGCGGGTGCGTACGTGCGTGGGGCCTACGCATGGGTGGACCATGAGGGACGCAACGTCCTCTACGCCGCCGTCATCTACACCGACGGCGCGCGCCGCGAGGCGATGAGCCTCATTGGCGCGGACACGGGCTGGACCGCGTACCACATCGACGGAAGCATCAACACGGACCGCAGCGACATCGCGCACCTCTTCTATTCGGGGCCGATGTGGAACTTCGAGCAGGAGCGCAGCCCCGCGCAGAACTTCCCCGCGGGCTCCAGCAACGAGACGCGCTACCTGCCCGTCACCAAGACGCACGACGTGCTGGCGCTCTTCGGCAGCAACACGGCGGACTACAACGAGGTGGACCTGGGCGACCTGAGCGACCCGTTCCACCTGCTCTACCTGCCGATGAACGAGCTCGTCACCCGAGCGGGAGCGTATGACCTGACGCGCACGCCGGACCTGTCCGGCCGCTTCAACACGGGCACGCTCATCGGCACGGCGCAGATTTCGCCGAGCAACGCGCTGACGCAGCCGGCGTCGGGCTCCGTGTGGGAGCCGCAGGGCAAGGGCAAGGCGCTGGTGGTGCCGGGCGGCGGCGCCGTCACGGTGAACCTCACGGACCCGAACAGCACGGTGCCCGGCATTGGCGCGTATGTGCGCGGCTTCACGGTGCAGCTCGCCATCCGCCCGGACGCCAACATCAACCAGGGCTGCACCACGGGGAATCCCTACCGCTACCTCCTGGCGAAGTCAGGCGGGCTGGACCTCATCTACGAGGCGGACAACACGGTGCAGATGTCCTTCCAAATCAACGGCCAGCGCGTGCGCCTGGGCCGCAGCCCCGCGCTGCCCGTGGGCGTGTGGAGCCAGCTTGCCTATACGTGGGACGGCGTCACCGGGCAGTTCAACGAGTACATCAACGGCGTGTCCACGGGCCGCGCGCTGCCCGTCGTTACCGGTTCGTTCCGGTTGGGCACGGGCTCGCTGTCCATCGGCGCGGGCAATGTCATGGACACGCAGGTTTGCCCCGTCAACGGCGAGGGCTCGTTCCGCGGCGCCATCGACGAGGTGCGCTTCTTCACGCACGCGCGCTCCAACCGCAGCGTGTGCCTGACGACGTACGGCTCGGACTGCAAGGACGATGCAATCCAGGTGTCGCCCTCCGGCGGCCAGTTCGGCATGAGCCAGCAGCAGCCAGCCTGCAATGCGTACTCGGCGCTGGGCACGCAGGCGTGCGCGTCCGCCATGCACCGCGTCTGCGCGCAGCGTGGGGCGAATGACGCGCTGGCCAGCAGCACCAATGTCTACGAGACGATTCAGCAGCTCATTGGCAACCGCCCGCCCATCTCACTGCTGGGTGTGCCGGCCGCAGCCACGGCGACGGACGCCACCGTGGCGTGCGCGCCGATTCAGCACCAGAGCCTTCCTGTCACCTTCGAGGAACTGGGGCGGCGTCATGCGGGCTGCACGGACGAGCGGGTGGCACAGAGCTTCGACTGCTTCGCGGCCGTGCACCGCTGGTGCGCCGGGCTGGGCTGGACGACGGGGCAGATTTTCGAGACGACGACGCGGCCGTGGGTGGGCTGCTTCAACTCGGGCCTCATTCAGGACGTGCCCAAGGACCAGCTCGGCCCCGCGTCCAACGCGGGCAACTTCACGTCCACGGACTCGAAGCTGGAGGTGAGCCGGTGGTGCCAGGCTCGCGGCTACGGCGCGGGCGTCGTGCAGGAGTTGGGCGCGGGCAGCATCGCCAACGTGCACTGCTTCCAGCCCGCGGTGACGGTGCCTTGGAAGTTCAATCCGTGA
- a CDS encoding OprO/OprP family phosphate-selective porin, protein MEGAATRSVILSLGLLVAPLASAQSPAPEASAVQPAAAAPPAVPAEPPAVAPPATPGEPASAAPSTASSEPAVAAPPTATAEPTAPPASAKPATPTSSEVIIKASSEGFSLSSPDKAFVLKLRGYLQTDLRLFASVADRPGSSTFLARRARPLLEGTVYGAFDFRLLLDFAAGAPALWDAYVEYKPSKALRLRAGKAKPAVGLERLQSATNIIFLERALPTNLVPNRDIGLQLQGELAGGALSYALGAYNGAPDGASTDTNLEDSFDLIARVFAQPFKAGGPKQLSGLGVGVAATNGQAFGSATSTGLSVLRTTGQQTFFSYRTGATAAEAVVAHGNHFRFTPQGYFYAGPLGVLAEYVSSAQEVAHGADHTRLRHTSWQATASFVLFGGDAAYDGVKPRTPFKSGDGWGAVEVAGRYSELHVDPDAFPIYADPTRSAHDAADWGVGANWYLNSNIRVAANFDHTSFEGGAAEGDRVAEDIFISRFQVSW, encoded by the coding sequence ATGGAAGGTGCAGCAACCCGTTCCGTCATCCTGAGTCTGGGGCTCCTCGTGGCCCCGCTCGCGAGCGCGCAGTCGCCCGCGCCCGAAGCGTCCGCCGTCCAACCCGCCGCAGCCGCTCCTCCCGCTGTTCCCGCGGAGCCGCCCGCGGTCGCGCCTCCAGCCACACCCGGCGAGCCCGCCTCAGCCGCGCCTTCCACGGCTTCGTCGGAGCCCGCCGTCGCCGCGCCTCCCACCGCGACCGCCGAGCCCACCGCGCCCCCCGCGTCCGCGAAGCCCGCCACGCCCACGTCGTCCGAAGTCATCATCAAGGCCTCGTCGGAGGGCTTCTCCCTCTCATCGCCGGACAAGGCGTTCGTCCTCAAGCTGCGCGGCTACCTCCAGACGGACCTGCGCCTGTTCGCGAGCGTCGCGGACCGCCCCGGCTCCAGCACGTTCCTCGCGCGCCGGGCCCGGCCCCTGCTGGAGGGCACGGTCTACGGTGCCTTCGACTTCCGCCTCCTGTTGGACTTCGCGGCGGGGGCGCCCGCGCTGTGGGACGCCTACGTGGAATACAAGCCGAGCAAGGCGTTGCGGCTGCGCGCGGGCAAGGCCAAGCCGGCCGTGGGCCTCGAGCGGCTCCAGTCCGCGACGAACATCATCTTCCTCGAGCGCGCGCTACCCACGAACCTGGTCCCCAACCGAGACATCGGGCTCCAGCTCCAGGGGGAGCTGGCGGGTGGCGCGCTGTCGTACGCGCTCGGCGCCTATAACGGCGCGCCCGACGGCGCGAGCACCGACACCAACCTGGAGGACAGCTTCGACCTCATCGCGCGCGTCTTCGCTCAACCGTTCAAGGCCGGCGGGCCGAAGCAGCTGTCGGGACTGGGCGTGGGCGTTGCCGCGACGAATGGTCAGGCCTTCGGCTCGGCCACCTCCACGGGCCTGTCGGTGTTGCGCACCACGGGCCAGCAGACCTTCTTCAGCTACCGGACGGGGGCCACCGCGGCGGAGGCCGTCGTTGCCCATGGCAACCACTTCCGCTTCACGCCACAGGGTTACTTCTACGCGGGGCCGCTCGGCGTGCTGGCGGAGTACGTCAGCTCCGCGCAGGAGGTGGCCCATGGCGCGGACCACACCCGCCTCCGTCACACCTCGTGGCAGGCGACCGCGTCGTTCGTCCTCTTCGGCGGTGACGCGGCCTATGACGGCGTGAAGCCGCGCACGCCCTTCAAGTCCGGGGACGGGTGGGGCGCGGTGGAGGTCGCCGGCCGCTACTCCGAGCTGCACGTGGACCCGGATGCCTTCCCCATCTACGCGGACCCGACCCGCTCCGCGCATGACGCCGCGGACTGGGGCGTGGGCGCGAACTGGTACCTCAACTCCAACATCCGCGTCGCCGCCAACTTCGACCACACCTCCTTCGAGGGCGGCGCCGCCGAGGGCGACCGCGTCGCGGAGGACATCTTCATCTCCCGCTTCCAGGTGAGCTGGTGA
- a CDS encoding sulfate ABC transporter substrate-binding protein, which produces MRTRILAPLLVALAVAACSKSGGDASAPKSGAPSASPAEVTLLNVSYDPTRELYADFNTAFAKYWEAKSGQKVTIKQSHGGSGKQARAVIDGLDADVVTLALAYDVDMLHDKGQLIPENWQTRLPENSSPYTSTIVFVVRKGNPKGIKDWEDLVKEGVSVITPNPKTSGGARWNYLAAWGYALRKPGGSETTAQAFVEKLFKNVPVLDSGARGSTTTFAERGLGDVLIAWENEAFLLTQEVGKEKFEIVVPSVSILAEPPVTVVDKNVDKRGTRAVAEAYLQYLYSDEGQSLAAKHYYRPRSQAVAEKHAALFPKLNLFTIADVFGGWKKAQAAHFDDGGVFDRIYVPQAR; this is translated from the coding sequence ATGCGTACCCGAATCCTCGCCCCGCTCCTCGTCGCGCTGGCCGTGGCCGCCTGCTCCAAGTCGGGCGGCGACGCGTCCGCGCCCAAGTCCGGAGCCCCCTCCGCCAGCCCCGCCGAAGTCACCCTGCTCAACGTCTCGTATGACCCGACGCGCGAGCTGTACGCGGACTTCAACACCGCCTTCGCGAAGTACTGGGAGGCGAAGAGCGGGCAGAAGGTCACCATCAAGCAGTCGCACGGCGGCTCCGGGAAGCAGGCGCGCGCCGTCATCGACGGGCTCGACGCGGACGTGGTGACGTTGGCGCTCGCGTACGACGTAGACATGCTCCACGACAAGGGCCAGCTCATTCCGGAGAACTGGCAGACGCGGCTGCCGGAGAACAGCTCGCCGTACACGTCCACCATCGTCTTCGTGGTGCGCAAGGGCAACCCCAAGGGCATCAAGGACTGGGAGGACCTGGTGAAGGAGGGCGTCTCCGTCATCACCCCCAACCCGAAGACGTCCGGCGGCGCGCGGTGGAACTACCTGGCCGCGTGGGGCTATGCGCTGCGCAAGCCGGGCGGCAGCGAGACCACCGCCCAGGCCTTCGTGGAGAAGCTCTTCAAGAACGTACCCGTGCTGGACTCGGGCGCGCGCGGCTCCACCACGACGTTCGCCGAGCGCGGCCTGGGTGACGTGCTCATCGCCTGGGAGAACGAGGCCTTCCTGCTCACGCAGGAGGTGGGCAAGGAGAAGTTCGAAATCGTTGTCCCCTCGGTGAGCATCCTCGCCGAGCCGCCCGTCACGGTGGTGGACAAGAACGTGGACAAGCGCGGCACCCGCGCCGTGGCCGAGGCCTACCTCCAGTACCTCTATTCCGACGAGGGACAGTCGCTGGCCGCGAAGCACTACTACCGTCCGCGCTCGCAGGCCGTGGCCGAGAAGCACGCCGCGCTCTTCCCCAAGCTGAACCTCTTCACCATCGCCGACGTCTTCGGCGGCTGGAAGAAGGCGCAGGCCGCGCACTTCGACGACGGCGGCGTGTTCGACCGCATCTACGTCCCCCAGGCCCGCTGA
- the cysT gene encoding sulfate ABC transporter permease subunit CysT, with protein MAVSSRRVLPGFKLSLGFTWFYLGLIVLVPLSGLFLRTFTLTWAQFWETVTSARALAAYRLTFGASFAAALVNVVFGLLVAWVLVRYRFPGRDLVEALVDLPFALPTAVAGLTLTTLFSANGWYGRHLEALGLKVAYTSLGVAVALTFIGLPFVVRTVQPVLEDIDVDVEEAAATLGATPWQTFSRVLFPSILPALLSGFTLAFARALGEYGSVVFISGNMPLRTEIVPLLIITKLEQYDYAGATAIAIVMLTASFLLLLAVNLLHKRSNRRLEARPGH; from the coding sequence ATGGCCGTCTCGTCACGCCGCGTGCTTCCGGGCTTCAAGTTGTCCCTCGGCTTCACCTGGTTCTACCTGGGGCTCATCGTCCTCGTGCCGTTGTCCGGCCTGTTCCTCCGGACATTCACTCTCACCTGGGCGCAGTTCTGGGAGACGGTGACGTCCGCGCGGGCGCTCGCGGCGTACCGGCTCACCTTCGGGGCCTCGTTCGCCGCGGCCCTGGTCAACGTCGTCTTCGGACTGCTCGTGGCCTGGGTGCTGGTGCGCTACCGCTTCCCGGGGAGGGATTTGGTGGAGGCGCTGGTGGACCTGCCCTTCGCGCTGCCCACGGCGGTGGCGGGGCTGACGCTGACGACGCTGTTCTCCGCCAATGGCTGGTACGGCCGTCACCTGGAGGCGCTGGGGCTCAAGGTGGCGTACACGTCGCTCGGCGTGGCCGTGGCGCTCACCTTCATCGGGCTGCCCTTCGTCGTGCGCACGGTGCAGCCCGTGCTGGAGGACATCGACGTGGACGTGGAGGAGGCCGCGGCGACGCTGGGCGCGACGCCGTGGCAGACCTTCTCGCGCGTCCTCTTCCCGAGCATCCTCCCCGCGCTGCTCAGCGGCTTCACGCTCGCCTTCGCCCGCGCGCTGGGCGAGTACGGCTCGGTGGTCTTCATCTCCGGCAACATGCCGCTGAGGACTGAAATCGTCCCGCTGCTCATCATCACCAAGCTGGAGCAGTACGACTACGCGGGCGCGACGGCCATCGCCATCGTCATGCTGACGGCGTCGTTCCTGCTCCTGCTCGCCGTCAACCTGCTCCACAAGAGGAGCAACCGCCGGCTGGAAGCCCGGCCCGGACACTGA